In the Salvelinus namaycush isolate Seneca chromosome 35, SaNama_1.0, whole genome shotgun sequence genome, one interval contains:
- the LOC120029530 gene encoding histone-lysine N-methyltransferase PRDM9-like isoform X1 has product MSEEVIVVEWAEPGVSEEGCQVQIITDNPSAVFSDSLVQNILVNTVVQGQEEDHQLLDDNGNDLYCEECHTSNKDQCDVQGGLSFMLDSPTPMGIPQRALLTLPHGLVVGRSSIPGAGLGVLNQGPTVAPGMHFGPCEGEVTTRERAVASDYSWEVWNSKSESEYIDAARDTHSNWMRYVNCARNEEEGNLIALQYRGIVFFHCCRSILPGDEFLFWPGGRFIERFRDPSDQIWLRKCTPSEFRTDLSSQVFLCCQCQLTFTTKSYLQKHTEKSHSLDLSPASALSELDNHLSNGNVKPDPMSSSSVGELAYRCPQCPKSFKQKGHVQRHMRNVHSKVKPYCCIHCRRCFAQLSCLARHQIRVHGKKKKQGIEEFMSEEVRGKSQPSPDRTQETESSTSDAPPTGASVLFPCPHCPFSSTVESSLCQHMKSHDQREKVIKMQAFVEVRGESTHKPESPELPSDALHTEPQTDEPAQTGEEANSCSQCGKSFKQKGHFQRHMRAVHSNVRPYCCPQCRKCFAQGYDLARHQLRVHGTKKKRRVVEVRGENLPRPPSDSAWEPEPPSTNDSPTETQTGRAPSQRLRNLRVKSTRTSKAKTKANAPKQRQISTKKRSHSDALDMEKEMEGDAVGEEAQYSCTECQGTYDNPESLRSHQCIQVVVGPPPYSCSTCGVTFKRYTTLKKHKLNKHPKENMHYCCTRCGRFFSQAAGLQRHLEAEVCKDIQLSSEAVPCSYCQFSFTEERYLRKHVKRHHPEEYVSQASGLGSGLIPPEQKAVEGGEVHLCFQCGKSYKYVKCFKSHRCFQSVTAKRYLCNDCGKGFSCFYSLKQHQRIHTGEKPYRCSYCEKCFSHSGQLNVHVRIHTGEKPFLCTECGETFRQSGDLKRHERKHTGVKPCTCPECGKSFSRPQSLKAHQLLHNGEKLYKCDQCVKRFSRNYHLTRHHEKMHS; this is encoded by the exons ATGTCTGAAGAAGTGATCGTCGTGGAGTGGGCAGAGCCTGGTGTGTCAGAGGAGGGATGCCAAGTCCAAATCATTACAGACAACCCCTCTGCAG TGTTCTCTGACAGCCTCGTCCAGAATATATTGGTGAACACTGTGGTACAAGGCCAAGAGGAGGATCATCAACTACTAGATGACAACGGTAATGACCTCT ATTGTGAGGAGTGTCATACCTCCAACAAAGACCAGTGTGATGTCCAAGGTGGTCTGTCCTTCATGCTGGACTCACCCACTCCAATGGGTATACCCCAGAGGGCCCTCCTCACCCTACCCCATGGGCTGGTGGTAGGCAGGTCCAGTATCCCAGGGGCAGGCCTGGGGGTCCTAAACCAAGGGCCAACTGTGGCCCCAGGAATGCACTTTGGCCCCTGTGAGGGGGAGGTGACTACCAGGGAAAGAGCAGTAGCAAGTGACTATTCCTGGGAG GTCTGGAACAGTAAGAGTGAATCTGAGTACATCGATGCTGCACGAGACACTCATTCCAACTGGATGAG gTATGTTAACTGTGCTCGCAATGAAGAGGAAGGTAATCTCATAGCACTCCAGTACAGGGGGATTGTTTTCTTCCACTGCTGCCGCTCCATCCTCCCAGGAGATGAGTTCCTGTTTTGGCCTGGGGGCAGATTCATCGAAAGGTTTAGGGACCCCTCTGACCAAATCTGGCTCCGAAAGTGCACCCCTTCAG AGTTTAGAACAGATTTGTCGTCTCAGGTTTTCCTCTGCTGTCAGTGCCAGCTTACTTTCACCACCAAGTCCTACCTTCAAAAACATACAGAGAAATCACACTCTCTGGACCTATCACCTGCGTCTGCACTGAGTGAGCTTGACAATCACCTTTCTAACGGCAATGTGAAGCCAGACCCTATGTCGTCGTCCTCTGTAGGGGAGTTGGCCTACCGGTGCCCTCAGTGTCCTAAGAGCTTTAAGCAGAAGGGCCACGTCCAGAGACACATGCGAAATGTCCACTCCAAGGTGAAACCGTACTGCTGCATCCATTGTAGGAGGTGTTTCGCTCAGCTGTCTTGTCTGGCCAGGCACCAGATACGAGTTCATGGCAAGAAGAAGAAGCAGGGAATAGAAGAGTTTATGTCTGAAGAGGTCAGAGGGAAGAGTCAGCCATCCCCTGACAGGACCCAGGAAACTGAGTCCTCCACCTCCGATGCTCCACCTACAGGGGCCTCTGTCTTATTCCCGTGTCCTCACTGCCCATTCTCTTCTACTGTGGAGAGCAGCCTTTGTCAGCACATGAAGAGCCATGACCAAAGGGAAAAGGTCATCAAAATGCAGGCTTTTGTAGAGGTCAGAGGGGAGAGCACCCATAAACCCGAATCCCCAGAACTCCCCTCTGATGCTCTACATACAGAGCCCCAGACAGATGAGCCGGCACAAACAGGTGAGGAGGCCAACAGCTGctctcagtgtgggaagagctttaaaCAGAAGGGCCACTTCCAAAGACACATGCGAGCTGTCCACTCCAACGTCAGACCCTACTGCTGCCCCCAGTGCAGGAAATGTTTCGCTCAGGGGTATGACCTGGCGAGGCACCAGCTACGAGTTCACGGAACGAAGAAGAAGCGTCGAGTAGTAGAGGTCAGAGGGGAGAATCTGCCCCGGCCGCCCTCTGACAGCGCCTGGGAACCGGAGCCCCCCTCCACCAATGATTCACCTACAGAGACCCAGACTGGAAGAGCTCCCTCTCAGAGACTAAGGAATCTCAGAGTAAAGTCCACCAGGACCTCTAAAGCCAAAACTAAGGCAAACGCACCAAAACAAAGACAAATCAGTACCAAGAAGAGATCCCATTCAGATGCTCTGGACatggagaaggagatggagggagatgctgTTGGAGAGGAGGCCCAGTACAGCTGCACTGAGTGTCAGGGAACCTACGACAATCCAGAGTCTCTCAGATCCCATCAGTGCATCCAGGTTGTGGTGGGGCCGCCGCCGTACTCTTGCTCTACATGTGGGGTTACCTTCAAACGGTACACCACCCTGAAGAAGCACAAGCTCAACAAGCACCCGAAGGAAAATATGCATTATTGCTGCACCCGCTGTGGAAGGTTCTTCAGTCAGGCTGCCGGTCTACAGCGCCACCTGGAGGCAGAAGTATGTAAGGACATCCAGCTGAGCTCTGAAGCTGTCCCCTGCTCCTACTGCCAATTCTCCTTCACCGAGGAGAGGTACCTCCGGAAGCACGTTAAGAGACACCACCCTGAGGAGTATGTCTCTCAGGCCTCAGGCCTGGGCTCAGGCCTCATTCCGCCAGAGCAGAAGGccgtagagggaggagaggtccacctctgctttcagtgtgggaagagctacAAGTATGTTAAATGCTTCAAATCGCACAGGTGTTTCCAGTCAGTCACAGCCAAACGGTACTTGTGCaatgactgtgggaaaggtttcTCTTGTTTCTACAGCCTTAAGCAGCATCAGCGGATTCACACGGGAGAGAAGCCATACCGCTGTTCTTATTGCGAGAAGTGTTTTAGCCACTCTGGACAGCTGAATGTGCATGTgaggatacacacaggggagaagcctttccTGTGTACAGAGTGTGGAGAGACCTTCCGTCAGTCTGGGGATCTGAAGCgccatgagagaaaacacactgGGGTGAAACCATGTACCTGTCCTGAATGTGGGAAAAGCTTCAGTCGACCTCAGAGTCTGAAAGCTCACCAGCTGCTGCACAACGGAGAGAAACTGTACAAGTGTGATCAGTGTGTCAAAAGGTTTTCACGAAATTATCACCTGACGAGACACCATGAAAAGATGCACTCATAA
- the LOC120029530 gene encoding histone-lysine N-methyltransferase PRDM9-like isoform X2, producing MSEEVIVVEWAEPGVSEEGCQVQIITDNPSAVFSDSLVQNILVNTVVQGQEEDHQLLDDNDCEECHTSNKDQCDVQGGLSFMLDSPTPMGIPQRALLTLPHGLVVGRSSIPGAGLGVLNQGPTVAPGMHFGPCEGEVTTRERAVASDYSWEVWNSKSESEYIDAARDTHSNWMRYVNCARNEEEGNLIALQYRGIVFFHCCRSILPGDEFLFWPGGRFIERFRDPSDQIWLRKCTPSEFRTDLSSQVFLCCQCQLTFTTKSYLQKHTEKSHSLDLSPASALSELDNHLSNGNVKPDPMSSSSVGELAYRCPQCPKSFKQKGHVQRHMRNVHSKVKPYCCIHCRRCFAQLSCLARHQIRVHGKKKKQGIEEFMSEEVRGKSQPSPDRTQETESSTSDAPPTGASVLFPCPHCPFSSTVESSLCQHMKSHDQREKVIKMQAFVEVRGESTHKPESPELPSDALHTEPQTDEPAQTGEEANSCSQCGKSFKQKGHFQRHMRAVHSNVRPYCCPQCRKCFAQGYDLARHQLRVHGTKKKRRVVEVRGENLPRPPSDSAWEPEPPSTNDSPTETQTGRAPSQRLRNLRVKSTRTSKAKTKANAPKQRQISTKKRSHSDALDMEKEMEGDAVGEEAQYSCTECQGTYDNPESLRSHQCIQVVVGPPPYSCSTCGVTFKRYTTLKKHKLNKHPKENMHYCCTRCGRFFSQAAGLQRHLEAEVCKDIQLSSEAVPCSYCQFSFTEERYLRKHVKRHHPEEYVSQASGLGSGLIPPEQKAVEGGEVHLCFQCGKSYKYVKCFKSHRCFQSVTAKRYLCNDCGKGFSCFYSLKQHQRIHTGEKPYRCSYCEKCFSHSGQLNVHVRIHTGEKPFLCTECGETFRQSGDLKRHERKHTGVKPCTCPECGKSFSRPQSLKAHQLLHNGEKLYKCDQCVKRFSRNYHLTRHHEKMHS from the exons ATGTCTGAAGAAGTGATCGTCGTGGAGTGGGCAGAGCCTGGTGTGTCAGAGGAGGGATGCCAAGTCCAAATCATTACAGACAACCCCTCTGCAG TGTTCTCTGACAGCCTCGTCCAGAATATATTGGTGAACACTGTGGTACAAGGCCAAGAGGAGGATCATCAACTACTAGATGACAACG ATTGTGAGGAGTGTCATACCTCCAACAAAGACCAGTGTGATGTCCAAGGTGGTCTGTCCTTCATGCTGGACTCACCCACTCCAATGGGTATACCCCAGAGGGCCCTCCTCACCCTACCCCATGGGCTGGTGGTAGGCAGGTCCAGTATCCCAGGGGCAGGCCTGGGGGTCCTAAACCAAGGGCCAACTGTGGCCCCAGGAATGCACTTTGGCCCCTGTGAGGGGGAGGTGACTACCAGGGAAAGAGCAGTAGCAAGTGACTATTCCTGGGAG GTCTGGAACAGTAAGAGTGAATCTGAGTACATCGATGCTGCACGAGACACTCATTCCAACTGGATGAG gTATGTTAACTGTGCTCGCAATGAAGAGGAAGGTAATCTCATAGCACTCCAGTACAGGGGGATTGTTTTCTTCCACTGCTGCCGCTCCATCCTCCCAGGAGATGAGTTCCTGTTTTGGCCTGGGGGCAGATTCATCGAAAGGTTTAGGGACCCCTCTGACCAAATCTGGCTCCGAAAGTGCACCCCTTCAG AGTTTAGAACAGATTTGTCGTCTCAGGTTTTCCTCTGCTGTCAGTGCCAGCTTACTTTCACCACCAAGTCCTACCTTCAAAAACATACAGAGAAATCACACTCTCTGGACCTATCACCTGCGTCTGCACTGAGTGAGCTTGACAATCACCTTTCTAACGGCAATGTGAAGCCAGACCCTATGTCGTCGTCCTCTGTAGGGGAGTTGGCCTACCGGTGCCCTCAGTGTCCTAAGAGCTTTAAGCAGAAGGGCCACGTCCAGAGACACATGCGAAATGTCCACTCCAAGGTGAAACCGTACTGCTGCATCCATTGTAGGAGGTGTTTCGCTCAGCTGTCTTGTCTGGCCAGGCACCAGATACGAGTTCATGGCAAGAAGAAGAAGCAGGGAATAGAAGAGTTTATGTCTGAAGAGGTCAGAGGGAAGAGTCAGCCATCCCCTGACAGGACCCAGGAAACTGAGTCCTCCACCTCCGATGCTCCACCTACAGGGGCCTCTGTCTTATTCCCGTGTCCTCACTGCCCATTCTCTTCTACTGTGGAGAGCAGCCTTTGTCAGCACATGAAGAGCCATGACCAAAGGGAAAAGGTCATCAAAATGCAGGCTTTTGTAGAGGTCAGAGGGGAGAGCACCCATAAACCCGAATCCCCAGAACTCCCCTCTGATGCTCTACATACAGAGCCCCAGACAGATGAGCCGGCACAAACAGGTGAGGAGGCCAACAGCTGctctcagtgtgggaagagctttaaaCAGAAGGGCCACTTCCAAAGACACATGCGAGCTGTCCACTCCAACGTCAGACCCTACTGCTGCCCCCAGTGCAGGAAATGTTTCGCTCAGGGGTATGACCTGGCGAGGCACCAGCTACGAGTTCACGGAACGAAGAAGAAGCGTCGAGTAGTAGAGGTCAGAGGGGAGAATCTGCCCCGGCCGCCCTCTGACAGCGCCTGGGAACCGGAGCCCCCCTCCACCAATGATTCACCTACAGAGACCCAGACTGGAAGAGCTCCCTCTCAGAGACTAAGGAATCTCAGAGTAAAGTCCACCAGGACCTCTAAAGCCAAAACTAAGGCAAACGCACCAAAACAAAGACAAATCAGTACCAAGAAGAGATCCCATTCAGATGCTCTGGACatggagaaggagatggagggagatgctgTTGGAGAGGAGGCCCAGTACAGCTGCACTGAGTGTCAGGGAACCTACGACAATCCAGAGTCTCTCAGATCCCATCAGTGCATCCAGGTTGTGGTGGGGCCGCCGCCGTACTCTTGCTCTACATGTGGGGTTACCTTCAAACGGTACACCACCCTGAAGAAGCACAAGCTCAACAAGCACCCGAAGGAAAATATGCATTATTGCTGCACCCGCTGTGGAAGGTTCTTCAGTCAGGCTGCCGGTCTACAGCGCCACCTGGAGGCAGAAGTATGTAAGGACATCCAGCTGAGCTCTGAAGCTGTCCCCTGCTCCTACTGCCAATTCTCCTTCACCGAGGAGAGGTACCTCCGGAAGCACGTTAAGAGACACCACCCTGAGGAGTATGTCTCTCAGGCCTCAGGCCTGGGCTCAGGCCTCATTCCGCCAGAGCAGAAGGccgtagagggaggagaggtccacctctgctttcagtgtgggaagagctacAAGTATGTTAAATGCTTCAAATCGCACAGGTGTTTCCAGTCAGTCACAGCCAAACGGTACTTGTGCaatgactgtgggaaaggtttcTCTTGTTTCTACAGCCTTAAGCAGCATCAGCGGATTCACACGGGAGAGAAGCCATACCGCTGTTCTTATTGCGAGAAGTGTTTTAGCCACTCTGGACAGCTGAATGTGCATGTgaggatacacacaggggagaagcctttccTGTGTACAGAGTGTGGAGAGACCTTCCGTCAGTCTGGGGATCTGAAGCgccatgagagaaaacacactgGGGTGAAACCATGTACCTGTCCTGAATGTGGGAAAAGCTTCAGTCGACCTCAGAGTCTGAAAGCTCACCAGCTGCTGCACAACGGAGAGAAACTGTACAAGTGTGATCAGTGTGTCAAAAGGTTTTCACGAAATTATCACCTGACGAGACACCATGAAAAGATGCACTCATAA
- the LOC120029530 gene encoding histone-lysine N-methyltransferase PRDM9-like isoform X3 codes for MRYVNCARNEEEGNLIALQYRGIVFFHCCRSILPGDEFLFWPGGRFIERFRDPSDQIWLRKCTPSEFRTDLSSQVFLCCQCQLTFTTKSYLQKHTEKSHSLDLSPASALSELDNHLSNGNVKPDPMSSSSVGELAYRCPQCPKSFKQKGHVQRHMRNVHSKVKPYCCIHCRRCFAQLSCLARHQIRVHGKKKKQGIEEFMSEEVRGKSQPSPDRTQETESSTSDAPPTGASVLFPCPHCPFSSTVESSLCQHMKSHDQREKVIKMQAFVEVRGESTHKPESPELPSDALHTEPQTDEPAQTGEEANSCSQCGKSFKQKGHFQRHMRAVHSNVRPYCCPQCRKCFAQGYDLARHQLRVHGTKKKRRVVEVRGENLPRPPSDSAWEPEPPSTNDSPTETQTGRAPSQRLRNLRVKSTRTSKAKTKANAPKQRQISTKKRSHSDALDMEKEMEGDAVGEEAQYSCTECQGTYDNPESLRSHQCIQVVVGPPPYSCSTCGVTFKRYTTLKKHKLNKHPKENMHYCCTRCGRFFSQAAGLQRHLEAEVCKDIQLSSEAVPCSYCQFSFTEERYLRKHVKRHHPEEYVSQASGLGSGLIPPEQKAVEGGEVHLCFQCGKSYKYVKCFKSHRCFQSVTAKRYLCNDCGKGFSCFYSLKQHQRIHTGEKPYRCSYCEKCFSHSGQLNVHVRIHTGEKPFLCTECGETFRQSGDLKRHERKHTGVKPCTCPECGKSFSRPQSLKAHQLLHNGEKLYKCDQCVKRFSRNYHLTRHHEKMHS; via the exons ATGAG gTATGTTAACTGTGCTCGCAATGAAGAGGAAGGTAATCTCATAGCACTCCAGTACAGGGGGATTGTTTTCTTCCACTGCTGCCGCTCCATCCTCCCAGGAGATGAGTTCCTGTTTTGGCCTGGGGGCAGATTCATCGAAAGGTTTAGGGACCCCTCTGACCAAATCTGGCTCCGAAAGTGCACCCCTTCAG AGTTTAGAACAGATTTGTCGTCTCAGGTTTTCCTCTGCTGTCAGTGCCAGCTTACTTTCACCACCAAGTCCTACCTTCAAAAACATACAGAGAAATCACACTCTCTGGACCTATCACCTGCGTCTGCACTGAGTGAGCTTGACAATCACCTTTCTAACGGCAATGTGAAGCCAGACCCTATGTCGTCGTCCTCTGTAGGGGAGTTGGCCTACCGGTGCCCTCAGTGTCCTAAGAGCTTTAAGCAGAAGGGCCACGTCCAGAGACACATGCGAAATGTCCACTCCAAGGTGAAACCGTACTGCTGCATCCATTGTAGGAGGTGTTTCGCTCAGCTGTCTTGTCTGGCCAGGCACCAGATACGAGTTCATGGCAAGAAGAAGAAGCAGGGAATAGAAGAGTTTATGTCTGAAGAGGTCAGAGGGAAGAGTCAGCCATCCCCTGACAGGACCCAGGAAACTGAGTCCTCCACCTCCGATGCTCCACCTACAGGGGCCTCTGTCTTATTCCCGTGTCCTCACTGCCCATTCTCTTCTACTGTGGAGAGCAGCCTTTGTCAGCACATGAAGAGCCATGACCAAAGGGAAAAGGTCATCAAAATGCAGGCTTTTGTAGAGGTCAGAGGGGAGAGCACCCATAAACCCGAATCCCCAGAACTCCCCTCTGATGCTCTACATACAGAGCCCCAGACAGATGAGCCGGCACAAACAGGTGAGGAGGCCAACAGCTGctctcagtgtgggaagagctttaaaCAGAAGGGCCACTTCCAAAGACACATGCGAGCTGTCCACTCCAACGTCAGACCCTACTGCTGCCCCCAGTGCAGGAAATGTTTCGCTCAGGGGTATGACCTGGCGAGGCACCAGCTACGAGTTCACGGAACGAAGAAGAAGCGTCGAGTAGTAGAGGTCAGAGGGGAGAATCTGCCCCGGCCGCCCTCTGACAGCGCCTGGGAACCGGAGCCCCCCTCCACCAATGATTCACCTACAGAGACCCAGACTGGAAGAGCTCCCTCTCAGAGACTAAGGAATCTCAGAGTAAAGTCCACCAGGACCTCTAAAGCCAAAACTAAGGCAAACGCACCAAAACAAAGACAAATCAGTACCAAGAAGAGATCCCATTCAGATGCTCTGGACatggagaaggagatggagggagatgctgTTGGAGAGGAGGCCCAGTACAGCTGCACTGAGTGTCAGGGAACCTACGACAATCCAGAGTCTCTCAGATCCCATCAGTGCATCCAGGTTGTGGTGGGGCCGCCGCCGTACTCTTGCTCTACATGTGGGGTTACCTTCAAACGGTACACCACCCTGAAGAAGCACAAGCTCAACAAGCACCCGAAGGAAAATATGCATTATTGCTGCACCCGCTGTGGAAGGTTCTTCAGTCAGGCTGCCGGTCTACAGCGCCACCTGGAGGCAGAAGTATGTAAGGACATCCAGCTGAGCTCTGAAGCTGTCCCCTGCTCCTACTGCCAATTCTCCTTCACCGAGGAGAGGTACCTCCGGAAGCACGTTAAGAGACACCACCCTGAGGAGTATGTCTCTCAGGCCTCAGGCCTGGGCTCAGGCCTCATTCCGCCAGAGCAGAAGGccgtagagggaggagaggtccacctctgctttcagtgtgggaagagctacAAGTATGTTAAATGCTTCAAATCGCACAGGTGTTTCCAGTCAGTCACAGCCAAACGGTACTTGTGCaatgactgtgggaaaggtttcTCTTGTTTCTACAGCCTTAAGCAGCATCAGCGGATTCACACGGGAGAGAAGCCATACCGCTGTTCTTATTGCGAGAAGTGTTTTAGCCACTCTGGACAGCTGAATGTGCATGTgaggatacacacaggggagaagcctttccTGTGTACAGAGTGTGGAGAGACCTTCCGTCAGTCTGGGGATCTGAAGCgccatgagagaaaacacactgGGGTGAAACCATGTACCTGTCCTGAATGTGGGAAAAGCTTCAGTCGACCTCAGAGTCTGAAAGCTCACCAGCTGCTGCACAACGGAGAGAAACTGTACAAGTGTGATCAGTGTGTCAAAAGGTTTTCACGAAATTATCACCTGACGAGACACCATGAAAAGATGCACTCATAA